The nucleotide window TCGGCGCAGGTGACGCAGTCGGGCCAGAACCTCGTCGTGACCTTCCCCCTGCCGCAGAGCAGCGGCTACCGGGTGTACCCGGTGGTGCGGGCGGGCGGCGCGCGGCTCGTCGTTGACGTCGGCCCCGGCATTCCCGTGACCGTACCTGCCCTCACGCAGCGCATCGGGCGGCCCCTGATCGTGCTGGACCCCGCGCGGGTGCAGGGCCTGGGCCGCGACGTGACGCTGGAGGTGGCCCGGCGCGCGGCCGAACTGCTCACGCAGGCGGGTTGGCAGGTGCGTCTGACGCGCGAGCAGACCTCGGCGCTGGGGCAGAACGACAAGCTCGCGCTCGCCCGCCAGAGCGACGTGTACCTGGCGCTCGACCTAGGGCGCTTTCCCGGCAGCCCGCGCGGCGGCGTCACGGTGTACGAGCAGAGCGGCGAGAGTCCTTCGCAGTACGTCAATGCCCTGCGCGGCGCCTCGACCGCGCCCTACGGCAGCCTCGCGGTGGGGGACGGCGGCGGCACGCGGCGCCTGAGTGAACTGCTGCGCGGCGAGCTGCGCGGCGGCGGCGTGACTGCCAAGCAAGGGAGCATCAGCCGGGTGCTGACGCTGGGCGAGACGGCCCAGGCCGCCCTGCTCATGGAACTGGGCTGGACCGGCAACGCGCAGGACCGCACCAACCTGGGCACCGACGCCCGGCTTCAGGCCTTCTCGGTGGCGGTGGCGCGCAGCGTGGCGACCTACCTCACCGCCCGGGCCAATAACGCCTCGCAGGTCGCGCAGGGCAGCAACGGGAGCACGCCGTGATTCCGCTGCGCCGGTTCCTGTCGCTGTTCAACGTGGTCACGCTGGCCCTGCTGCTCGTGTCGGCCTACGCCTACGAGGTCGTGCAGCGTCCCCCCGCCCTGCCCACACCCCCCAAGCTGGAACTGTCCGAGCGCCGGGCGGTCAAGGTCACGGTGTACTACCCCGACACCCAGGTCCAGAACCTGCGGGCCGTGCAGCGTACCGTGCAGGTCACCGAGGAAAACCCCACTGCGCTGGCCCAGGCTGCCGCGAACGCCTGGGCGCAGGGGCCGGCCGGCAGCGGGACAGGACTGCTGCGCGCCGTGCCGCAGGGCACCGCCGCTCCGCGCGTCTACCTGCGCGGGACCCACTACTACGTGGACTTCCCGCAGGCGTACACGGGCCTGAACTACGGGGCCAGCGGCGAGCGGATGCTCCTGTGTACCCTGACCCGGACGCTGCTCGACAAGCGTGGGCAGGACGTGACCTTCCTCGTGGGGGGGCAGATGACCGATACCCTGGGCCGCATGGACCTGCGCGAGCCGTATACCCGCCAGGACTGCACCGACCGGTAAGGCCGGGCACACGCGCGTGATCCAGACCATCACCCTTCAGGGGTTCAAATCCTTCGCCGAGCGCACCCGCCTCGAATTTTCGAGCGGAGTATGCGCCGTCATCGGTCCCAACGGCAGCGGCAAGAGCAACGTCGTCGAGGCGATCCGCTGGGCCACCCACGGCGCGCGGGCCCGTGAACTGCGCGCCGGGCGCGGGACCGAGCTCATCTTTCACGGCAGCGGGGGCAAGGCGCCGCTGGGGCTGGCCGAGGTCTCGCTGGAACTCTCGACCGCGCAGGGCCGCCTGAACCTCACCCGCCGCGTCTACCGCGACGGCACAGGCGAGCAGGACCTCGCGGGACGCCCGGTACGCGCGCGCGACGTGCAGGCGGCGCTGCGCGGTACTGGCCTGGGACCGGGTGGGCTGGCCGTCATCGGGCAGGGCGAGGTGAGCGGCGTGGTGCAGGCCGAGGGCCGTACCCTGCTGGGTTACCTGCAGGAGGCGGCCGGGCTGTCGCGGGCGGTCAGCGCCCGTCAGGAGGCCGCCGCGCGGCTGCTGGAGGCCGACAGTCACCTCAAGCGCCTGCGCCTGCTGCTGAACGAGCGTGAGTCCGGCGTGGCCCGGCTGGCCCAGGCCGCCGCGCAGGCCCGGCAGCACCGCGACCTGAGTGCCCGGGTCCTGACCCTGGACGACGCCCTGCGCCGCGAGCGCCAGGCTGCGCTGCGCCGGGAGCTGGACACGGCCGCCCGCGAGGCCCGCGCCGCGGCGGCACGCAGCGCCGAGCTGGCGCTTGCCGTGGGGGAGGGGGCTGCCCGCGTGGAGGCCTCCCGCGAGGCCGCCCAGGCTGCCCGCGCTCGCCAGGAGGCCCACGCTGGGGCACTGGATACCCTGCGCGCCGCGCGGGAGGCCCATGCCCAGGCGGCGCGCTACCGGGAGCACTTCGCCGCCGAGGCCGCCGCGCTGAGCGCCGAACTCGCGTCACTGCCGGATACGCCGCCGGTGGCGCCCGCTCCAGACCTCGTGGCCCTGGCCGCAGAGGCGGCGCAGGTCCGCAGTGGGGCTGAAGCCGCCGAGGCCACGGCGCGCCGGCTCGACGCCGCGCTGAGCCGCGCGCGGCAGGAGGCGGCCCGGATCGCCGAGGCCGTCACACGCCGCTCCGCGAGCCTGGACACTCTGAGGGCCGAGCTGGAGCGCGCCGAGGGCAATCTGGACACCGCGCGGGCGGCCCTGCTGCCGGCCCGCGCCGAACTGGAGGCCGCCGCGCAGGCCCGGCAGGAGGCCGAGGGCGCCTTCACGGCCCAGGCCGATACGCGCGCCGCCGTACAGGCCCACGAGCGCCACCTTGCCGGCGAGCTGACCCGGGTGTCGGCCAGTCTCGCTCCGCTGCGGCGTGAACGCGAGCGCCTGGAAAGCGCATTGAACAGCTACGCTCGCTACGGCGAGGGCGCCCGCAACGCCCTGCGCCTGGAGCATCCCGGAATCGTCGGCTCAGTGGCCGATCTGCTGAGCGTGCCCGCCGAGTACGAGACAGCGGTGGGCGCGGCGCTGGGCCGGCGTCTGGAGCAGGTCGTGGTGGCGCGCGGCGACGACGCCCGTGAGATCATCGAGGAACTCCGTCGGGTGGGCGGCCGGGCGACCTTCCTGCCACTGGACCTGCTGCGCCCCCGCCCCCGGCGTGACGCGGCGCTGCTGCGTGAGGACGGCGTGGTGGGCAATCTCGCCGACCTGTGTCCCACCGATCCCACCCTGGTGGGCGAGGCCATCCTGGCCGATACGCTGCTCGTGCGCGACCTGCGGGCCGCCAATCGCCTCGCGCGCGCGCATGTCAGCCGGCCCCGCCTGGTCACGCTGGACGGCGAACTCGTCGAGCCGGGCGGCGCGATCACGGGTGGCCGGCTGCGCGACAGCGGCGGCGCGGTCCTGGCCGACCAGCGGCGGTTTCAGGAGCTCGACGCCGAGCTGGGAGAGGCCGCCGCCCTTCAGGCCCGCCTGGAGGCCGAGCTGGCGCGCGCGCGGGGAGCCGCCGGCGCCTCCGATCCTGCGGCGCTCAGAACCGCGCTCGACGACGCCCTGCGCCGCGAGCTGGACGCCGAGCGCCGCGTGACCGAACTGGGCGCGCAACTCCGCAGTCTGGAGACGAACCGCAGCAGTCTCCAGACCCGGCTGGCCGAGGCCGCGCCCACGCCGGAGCCGGTGCACGCGGCGCCGGACCTCACCACCCTCGAGAGCGACCTGCTCGCCGCCCGCCAGGGGGCCGAAGCCGCCCGCGCCGCCGAGCGGGACGCCGCCGAGGCCTGGGGGCTGGCGCGTGAGCTGGCGGCCGCCTGGACCGCCTACCACGCGGCCGGGGTCCGGGCCGACGCGCTGCGCGGGCGCCTGGCCGCGGGCGCGCAGGCCGCCGCGACCCAGCAGGCGCACCTGGAAGCCGCTGCCGCCGAGGTCGCCCGCCGTGAGGCCGCGCTGGGCAGCCTCGACGAGGGCGAGTTCCCCCGTGCCGAGGCCGCCCGCGAGGCCGCCGCGCTGGCCTACAGCAACCTCATCGGCGAGCAGAACCGCGTGCGCGCCCGCCTGGACGAGCTGCGGCTGCTTATCGCCCGGCGCGAGGGCACGCTGGAACAGGTGCCCGACGGTTGCCTGCCCCCCGGCACCCCCCGCGAGTGGTCGGCCGAGCTGGCCCGCGCCCGCGCCGCACTCGAGACCCTGGGGCCGGTCAACGCCCGCGCCGAAGCCGACCATGCCGCCGAGCGCGCCGAACTGGAGACCAGCCGCGCCGAACTGGCCGACGCCGAGGACGCGGCGGGCGAGCTGCGCGGGCACCTTTCCGCGTTGGAGGACGCCGAGGGAACTGCGACCCGACTCGCCTTCGGGCGCGTGAACGAGGCCTTCCGCGAGTACAGCGCCGAGCTGCTGGGCGGGGTGGGCGAGCTGGAGGCCGAGACGGGCGAACACGGCCGCCTCACGGGCCTGCGCCTCGCCGTGCAGCCCCGCGGCAAACGTACCCGCTCCATGACCTTGCTCAGCACGGGCGAGCGCACGATGGCAGGGCTGGGCTTTCTGTTCGCGCTGAACCACGCCGGGGGCGAGGAGGGCATGGGCGGGCTGCCGCTGGCGGTGCTCGACGAGGTGGACGCCCCGCTTGACGAGGCCAACATCCGCCGCTTCACGGCCTTCCTGGAACGCTTCGCCGCACGCGGCACCCAGTTCATCATCGTCACGCACCAGAAGGCGACCATGGAGGTCGCTCAGGCGCTCTGGGGCGTGACCACCGACCAGACCGGAGCCAGCCGCGTCCTGAGCATCCGCCAGGAGGGCGAGGGCGTAGGGGCCTGAGCCGGAGATGGCCGGCGGAGTTTCGGCGGTCTTCAGGTTATGTGAGCCGCATCGTGGCCCGCCTCCCTGCCGAACAGGGGCTTACTGACACGGCGGGTCCAGATCACCGGGTTGGGTGGCCTAGCCTGCTCGGGGCCGTAGCATGGGCCGGATGCGACCCTTTCTCCTGTCTGCTCTGTTGGTGGGGGCGGCGTCGGCCCAGAGTGCTCCGGCCGGCGTGCCGGGCCAGCCCAGTTTCGAGGGCCAGATCGTCTATCAGGTCATGCCCGACCGTTTCTTTGACGGTGACCCGGCGAACAACGCGGGCGTGGACCGCGCCGACCCGCGCGCGTGGCACGGCGGCGACCTCGCGGGCCTGACGCAAAAACTCCCGTACATTCAGAAGCTCGGCGCGACGGCGCTGTGGCTCACGCCGGTGTACCGCCAGCAGCCGGGCAACTTCTCCGACACCTCGCCCTATCACGGGTACTGGCCGGCCGACTTCCGTAAAGTGGACCCGCATTTCGGGACGCTGGCGACCTTCGGCGCCCTGATGGCGGGGGCCAGGGCGGCGGGGCTGCCAGTCGTGCTCGATCAGGTCATCAACCATTACGGGTACATGGCCCCGGCGGTGACGGAGCATCCTGGCTGGTTCAACGGTCCGGCGCAGTGCGGCGCTTCGCGGAACAAGGACGTGGACTGCTCGCTCGCCGGCCTGCCTGACCTGCGCCAGAGTGTGCCGGCGGTGCGGGACCTGCTGCTGGGCAACGCCGACTTCTGGCGTGCCCAGGGCGTATCGGCCTTCCGCTACGACGCCATCAAGCACGTTGAGGGGCCGTTCCTGAAGGAGCTGCTGGCCCGTGACCGCGCCGCCGGCACCTGGACGCTGGGGGAGTGGTACGACGCCGACACCGGCACGGTGGCCGACTGGCAGAAGGCTGGGTTCGACAGCCTCTTTCTGTTCAGCCTGCAGGCAGCCCTGCGCCAGAGCGTGATGGGCGGCCAGAGCCTGAGCGGCGTGGCGAACGTCCTCGCGCGTCAGGGCGAGTTGCCGCGCCCCGGCGAGGTCGCGCTGTTTCTCGACAACCACGACGTGCCCCGCTTTGCCAACGGCACGCTGTTCGAGGACGAGGGGCAGACCCGCACCCGCTATGGCCTGCGCGCCCTGATGACCCTGCGCGGCGTACCAGTGCTGTGGCAGGGTACCGAGATCGCCCAGCGCGGCGGCCCTGACCCCGATAACCGCCGCGACATGCGTTTCGAGGGCCAGTGGACGCCCGCCGAGGCGCAGACCTTCGCCGCCGTGCAGGGCGCCGTCGCCGCCCGTAAGGCGAGCGCGGCCCTGAGCCGGGGCGAGCAGCGGCTGCTGAACGTACCCGCCGGCTTACAGGACGACCTGTTGCTCTTCACCCGCCAGCAGGGCGACCAGACGGTGCTGGCCGCCTGGCACAACGGCCGCGAGCGACGTACCTTTTCCGTGCCGCTCGCGGCGCTGGGGCTCGGTGCAGCCACGCAGGCCCTGACCCGCAGTCTGTTTACCAGTCAGAACGCGGGCCTGAGCGTCAGCGGCGGGTTCCTGCACCTCAGCCTGCCGGGGCGGGATGCGGCGGCCTTCGAGTTGGGCAGGAAGTAGGGCCGGATTCAGGGAACCGGGCGCAGGTGGTGCAAAGCGGAAAGCGGGGCCACCTGCGCACCCGCTTTCCGCTTTGGGAGCTCAGGGCTGCGAGGGCGCGGTCGTGGGAGCCGGGGCAGGCGCCGCGGCCGGGGCCGCGACCGTCACCAGCTCGGGAAAGCTCTGGGGGGCGAGGCGGGTGAGCTGCGCGTCGAGGTACTTCTGCGCCGCGTCGCCCGCGAGCTGCTGACGGATCAGGGGCGCGGCCTCGGCCAGCGGCAGGGTGCCGGCCTGGGTGCGCTTGGTCACGATCAGGACGTGCCAGCCGAACTCGGTCTGGACGGTCTGGGGAACGTTGAGCGGGCCATTGAAGCTTGCCTGGTCGAAGGCTGCCACGGTGTCGCCCGAGTTGATGCAGCCCAGGTCGCCGCCCTGCGCCGCGCTGCCGGGGTCCTGGCTCTTTTCCTGGGCGATCTTGGCGAAGTCGCCGCCCGCCGCGAGCTGGGCCGTCACCGCGTCGGCCTCGGCCTTGGTCGGCACGAGGATGTGCTTGACACAGGCCTCGCCGGGGCGGTTGAAAGACGCCCGGTTGAGGTTGTAGAAGCCGCCTACCACGCTGTCACCGAAGGTAAAACGCTTCTGGAGGGTGTCGAGATAGGCGCGCACTACCGTCTGGCGCTCGAGCGCCGCGCGGAAGTCGGCGACGTTCGCGTAGCCGCGCTGGCCCAGCGCCTCGGCGAAGGCCTCGTCGGTGGGGAACCCGGCGCGGGCCTCCGCGACCTGCGCGTCGAGGGCGGCCGCGTCGGGCTTGTTGGCGACGCGGGCCAGCTGATAGGTCGCGCGCTCGCGCACGTACTGCTTGAGGTAGTCGGCGCGCGCCGGGGCGAATTCTTCGAGCAGCGATTCCTCGAACGGCGCGCCCTGACCATTGACCACCCGCGCGACCGCCTGCCGGAAGTCGCGGTCGAACTCGGCCAGCGTGACCGTCTCGCCGCCGATGCGCGCCACGACCGCCGCCGGGTCCTGGGAAGCTGCGGGGGTAGCCGCTGGTGCAGGCTGTGCGGGCGCGGTCTGGGCCGGCGCGGCCGGGGTCGTCGGCGTGGCCGGTGCGGTCTGGGCGAGGGCCGCGCCGCCGAGCAGCAGCGTGAGGGTCAAGGCAAGTCTGTTCATGCTGCTGCCCACTGTAGCGCTCTGTGCATGAGCGCGCGGTCCACCGCCCGCCTGCGGAGCAGAGCGCACGTTCAGGGACAGGGAGACCGGGGCTAGGCTGCGGGTCGCCGCACCGGGGCAATAGCCTTCCGGCCTACACGTTCCACGTCCTGACCGCCCAAATACACCGCCTCGTCCCGGCCGCTTTGTGACAAATGCTCTAGAATCCGCCGCGTGCGCCTGACCCTTGAGGAAACGACCGACCCCCGCGTGTACGACGACGCTGTGAGCCACCTGCCCATCACGAGTGCCCTTCAGGGCTGGGGCTACGGCGAGGCGAGGCGGGTGCTGGGCCAGACGCCCGCGCGGTACCTCATCAAGGGAGATGGCCGGACGGTGGGCGCGCTGCAACTCATCCGCAAGCGCCTCGTGCCCGGCTTCTCGACGCTGTACGCCCCGCGTGGCCCGGCACTCGAGTCGCTCGACCTGCTGCCCGACCTCGCGGGAGCGGTCCGGAAGGTGGCGCGGCCCACCGACGCCCTGCTGAAGATCGAGCCGCCGTATCCGTACCTCGCGGGCGACGGCGACTCGGAGGCGCACGTGCCCCCCGCGCTGGGGCCGTTCACGCGCGCCGACACCGAGCAGCCCGAACACACCATCATCGCTGACCTGCGCCCGACCGAAGCCGAGCTGCTCGCGGGCCTGAGCAGCATGGCGCGGCGCAACGTGCGCGCGGCCGAGAAACTGGGTGTGGTGGCGGGCCGGGACGACGATTTCGACGCCTTCTGGGAGATCTTCACGGCGACCAACGAGCGTGCCAAACTCGGGGCCTTTCCGCGCGCCTACTACGAGACCATGCTGCGCGAGGGCAACGCCCACGGCGGCGAGGCGTACATCGTGCTGTCGCGCTACCGGGGTAAGGCTCTGGCGGGCGGCTTTTTCGTCACGATGGGCAAAGGAACCTACTACCTCTTCGGCGGCAGCGTGCGCGACGACCGCGTGGGTGACGACGGCCAGCCCCTCAAGGACAGCAAGGCCCCGGATGCCTTCTACTGGAACGCGATGCTCGACGCCAAACGGCGTGGCTACGAGCTGTTCGATTTCTGGGGCATTCCGCGCGTCCTGGACGAGAGCAAGCACAGTTACGGCGTGTTCAAGATGAAGCTCAAGTTCAGCGAGCAGCGCGTGTGGTACCCGGCCTACGACCTGACCCTCAACCCGGCTGCCCCGGCCATCATCAAGGCGATGCGCTGGCGCAAGACCCAGAACAACTTGCGCAAACGCGGCAGCGCCGACGACGTGTTGTGACCTGACCTAACGGTCGGTCAGGCGGCATGGTAGGCTGAGGTCGTGGCTACCCTGTATGTCGTCCTGCTGACCCTGCACAACCTCAACCGCTGGCTGGTGCTGCTGACCGGCATCTGGGCCCTGGCGCGGACACTGCCCGGCCTGGGTGGCGCGCGCCCCTGGACCCAGGACGATCGGCGCCCGGTCGCGGCCTTCATGGGCACGCTGCACCTTCAGGTCGTGCTGGGGCTGCTGCTGTACGCTTTTCTGGGCATGCAGGGCGCGCCCGTCTTCGCCGGGGCTCCGCGGCCCAGTTTCCAGTGGGAACACCTGGGTCTGGGTGTACTGGCCGCCGTTTTCGCTACCCTCGCCAGCATCCAGAGCCGCCGCGCCGCTACCGACCCGGCCCGTTTCCGCGCCGCCGCGCTGTGGTCGGGTCTGGCCATGCTGACCGTCCTGGCGGCGATTCCGTGGTGGCGGCCCCTGATCCGGCTGTTTGGCATGTGAAATGGAAGTGGGGAGTGGGTTGTAAAGAGTGGTAAAGGTCTGAGTTTCTACGTGCAGTGATGGAGCTCAAGACGCCACTGCCCGATGCCCCCGAAGGCCGTCGTGCGCAAAGCGCACTGGCCATTCCAGGTGGGCTGAGGCTGGCCCAGGCCTTAGCCGTCACGCCGCAGGGCAGAGCAACCCCGCCACTCTTCGGAACGGCTGTTGCCGAGCGCAGCAAAAAAGATCCTCCCTCCCACCGGGCGGGGGGCTGGGGGGAGGGAAACCGAAGGGGCTGACCTTCCAACTCGGAGGTCAGCTCCTTACCGCCCCGGCTCGATAATCACCTTGCCCGTCGTCTTGCGGTCGAGGATGTCCTGAAACGCCCGCGCACTCTCGGCCAGCCCATAGGTGGGCCCGACCTGTGGCGTGACCTGCCCACTGGCGACCAGCGGCGTCAGCGCCTGCGCGGCCTCGCGGGTCAGGTCAGCGTCGGGCATCAGGCTGCTGAGCCACAGGCCCGTGACCGTGACGTTGCGCTTCATCAGTTCGACCGGGCGCAGGTTCGCCGGCTCGCGGCTGGCGTTGCCGATCACGATGATGCGCCCGAGGTTGGCCGCCATCTCCAGGCTCTCCTGAAAGCGCGCACCACCCACGACTTCCAGGATCAGGGGCACGCCCTTGCCGCCGGCAGCCTCACGGACCTTCTTCACGCGGTCGGGATCGTCCTGAAGCAGGGTCACGTCGGCGCCGAGGTCGCGGGCGATCTGGAGTTTCTCTTCGGTCGAGGCCATCGCCACGACGTGCATCCCCATCGCCTTGGCGAGCTGGATGCTCGCGGTGCCCAGTGCGCCGGCGGCCGCCTGCACCAGCACCCACTCGCCGGCCTCGCCGCGCCCGAGGGTCTTGAGGCCGTGGTAGGCCGTGAAGTACGACACCGGAAAGGCCGCCGCCTGCGCGCCCGACAGGCCCTGCGGCACCGGGATGAGGGCGGCGGCGGGCGAGAGGGCGTACTCGGCCAGGCCGCCGCGTCCGCCCAGGCTGGCGACGCGCGTGCCGACCTCCACGCCCTGCACGCCCTCGCCCACAGCGTCCACCACGCCGGCAAATTCCATGCCCGGCGTGTAGGGTACGCGGGTGCGCGTGAGGTACTCGCCCGCGACCGCCAGCACGTCGGCGAAGTTGATGCCGACCGCCTCGACCTTCAGCCGGACCTCGCCGGGGCCGGGTTCGGGGCGCGGCACCTCGCGCAGTTCCATCACGTCGGGAGGGCCCAGTCGCTCGACCACCATCGCTCTCATCGTGTCGCTCATGACCCGCAGCATACGCCTGCGCTCCCCGGAAGTGAACGTCAACGGACACTCTGAACGTCAGCGGATTTGACCGGGGCCGCCCGCGCGTGGAACCATGCGCGCATCAACAATTCCCCGAGCACCACCGCCAAGGAGGCACAGCTGTGAGCATCGTCGAACAGGCCCGCGAGGGCGACATTCTGGTCCTGACCATCAACAATCCCCCCGTGAACGCCTTTTCGCCGGGCGTGCCCGAAGGCCTGCACGCGGGCCTGGACGCCGCCGAGACCGACGCGGGTGTGCGCGCAGTGGTCATCATCGGTGGGGGGCGCACCTTCATCGCCGGGGCCGACATCAAGACCTTCGACCTGCCGCGCGAGCAGGCGCCCGACCTGCGCGGCTTCATCACGCGGCTGGACGCCTTTTCCAAGCCCACGGTCGCGGCCATCCACGGCACGGCGCTGGGCGGCGGCCTGGAGGTGGCCCTGGCCTGCACCTACCGCGTGGCGACCGCCGACGCCCGTCTGGGCCTGCCGGAGGTCAAGCTGGGGGTGCTGCCCGGCGCGGGCGGGACGCAGCGCCTGCCCCGCGTGGTCGGCGCGCAGAAGGCCCTGGAGATGATGCTCTCGGGGAGCCCGGTCAAGGCGACCGAGGCCCGCGACCTCGGTCTGGTGGACGAACTGGTGGGCGGCGACCTGCGCGCGGCGGCCGTCGAGTTCGCCCGTGCCCACGCCGACGCGCGTCCCCTGCCCCGCATCAGCGAGCGCGGGGTAGAGGGCGCCTCGCCCGAGCTGTTCGCGGCGGCCCGCGCGGGCCTGGGCAAGACCCATAAGGGCCAGTTCTCGCCCGGCCTGATCGTGGACCTCGCCGAGATGGCGGCCACCAAGCCCTTCGCCGAAGGCTGGGACGCCGAGGCGCGGCTGTTCATGCAGGCCAAGGACAGCCCGCAGTCGCGCGCCCTGCGTCACGTCTTTTTCGCCGAGCGCGAGGCGGGCAAGGTACGTGGCCTGGGCAAGGACACGCCGGTCGGGGACGTGCGCCGCGTGGGGATCATCGGCGCGGGCACGATGGGCGGCGGCATCGCCATGAACTTCCTGAATGTCGGGTTGCCCGTGACCATCGTGGAAACGGCCCAGGAGGCGCTTGACCGCGGGCTGGCAACCATCCGGCGCAACTACGAGAACAGTGCCAAAAAAGGCCGCCTGACCACTGAGGATGTCGAAAAGCGCATGGGGCTGCTGACTCCCGCGCTCGATATGGGTGCGCTCGCGGACGCCGACCTCATCATCGAGGCCGTCTTCGAGAACATGGATGTCAAAAAGGACATCTTCACGCGCCTGGACACCATCGCCAAGCCCGGCGCGATCCTGGCGAGCAACACCTCGACCCTGAACGTCGACGAGATCGCGGCCGTGACCTCGCGCCCCGAGCAGGTCATCGGCCTGCACTTCTTTAGCCCCGCCAACGTGATGAAGCTGCTGGAGATCGTGCGCGCCGACAAGACGAGCGACACGGTGCTGGCGACCAGCCTCGCGGTCGCGCGCAAGATCGGCAAGGTGGGCGTGGTGGTCGGCGTGTGTGACGGCTTCGTCGGCAACCGCATGGTGCACCGCTACGGCGACGAGGCCCGCAAGCTCGTCGAGGAGGGCGCCGACCCGCAGGCTGTGGACGCCGCCATGCACGCCCTCGGCCTGCCGATGGGGCCGTTCGAGATGAGTGATATGGCCGGCCTGGATATCGGCCACGCCATCCGCCAGCACCAGGCGAAGGAGCGCGGACAGCCCAAGCCCGACGGCTGGCTCGACCGCATCGTCGAGACGGGCCGCAAGGGCCAGAAGACCGGCGGGGGCATCTACGACTACGGCGACGACCGCAAGGCCCGCCCGAACGCCGAGATGGGCCAGCTCATCGCCGATTACCGCACTGAGAAGGGCCTCACCCCGCGCGAGATCGGGCAGGACGAGATCACCAAGCGCCTGGCCTACTCGCTGGTGAACGAGGGCGCGCAGATTCTGGAAGAGGGCATCGCGCAGCGTGCGGGCGATATCGACGTGATCTACCTGTACGGCTATGGGTTCCCCGGCTACCAGGGCGGGCCGATGGGCTACGCCAGCGAGCAGGGCCTGGGCAACGTCGCCGCCGATCTGGAGAAGTACGGCCAGACGCCCGCGCCGCTGCTCCGGCGCCTGGCCAACGAGGGCAAGACCTTCGCCGATTACGACCGCGAAACCGCCAGAGGCTGAAGCCCGGGCAGGGAAGAGGGCCGGGTGGGGGCGTTGTCGGCCCCCGCCCGGCTTTCATGTCCGCCTGAGCTGCCCAGCGCACCCTTGCGCCATGACCCCTGCGCGCCGTTTCGCCCGCCCGGCCCTCGTTCTCGTCACGCTCGGTCTCGTGGCTGGGCCGCTGAGTACCTCGCACGCGCTGCTCGACAAGACGCGCTTCGCGGCGCACCTGGGCGTGGCCTACTACGCCTTTCACCACTGGGTGCTCTCGCCCTACCAGAGCGGCCAGTTCGCCTCGGGCAGTGCAGGACGGACCGGGCGGCTCGTCAAGGGCGGGCTGGCCCTGCTGTTCGCCGCGCACGAGGTCAATGTGGCCCAGAAGGTCGCGCACGGCAGCCACGACCCCCTGCTCCAGAAGCTCGACGCGCAGCTCGTGAATCTCAAGGATTCGATGGGCCGCGTGGGCGCCAGCCTCAAGAGCGGGCAGCTGAACGCCGCCGACCTTCAGAGCCTCGACAGCGC belongs to Deinococcus sp. Leaf326 and includes:
- a CDS encoding peptidoglycan bridge formation glycyltransferase FemA/FemB family protein; the protein is MRLTLEETTDPRVYDDAVSHLPITSALQGWGYGEARRVLGQTPARYLIKGDGRTVGALQLIRKRLVPGFSTLYAPRGPALESLDLLPDLAGAVRKVARPTDALLKIEPPYPYLAGDGDSEAHVPPALGPFTRADTEQPEHTIIADLRPTEAELLAGLSSMARRNVRAAEKLGVVAGRDDDFDAFWEIFTATNERAKLGAFPRAYYETMLREGNAHGGEAYIVLSRYRGKALAGGFFVTMGKGTYYLFGGSVRDDRVGDDGQPLKDSKAPDAFYWNAMLDAKRRGYELFDFWGIPRVLDESKHSYGVFKMKLKFSEQRVWYPAYDLTLNPAAPAIIKAMRWRKTQNNLRKRGSADDVL
- a CDS encoding NADPH:quinone oxidoreductase family protein, whose translation is MSDTMRAMVVERLGPPDVMELREVPRPEPGPGEVRLKVEAVGINFADVLAVAGEYLTRTRVPYTPGMEFAGVVDAVGEGVQGVEVGTRVASLGGRGGLAEYALSPAAALIPVPQGLSGAQAAAFPVSYFTAYHGLKTLGRGEAGEWVLVQAAAGALGTASIQLAKAMGMHVVAMASTEEKLQIARDLGADVTLLQDDPDRVKKVREAAGGKGVPLILEVVGGARFQESLEMAANLGRIIVIGNASREPANLRPVELMKRNVTVTGLWLSSLMPDADLTREAAQALTPLVASGQVTPQVGPTYGLAESARAFQDILDRKTTGKVIIEPGR
- a CDS encoding 3-hydroxyacyl-CoA dehydrogenase NAD-binding domain-containing protein, translated to MSIVEQAREGDILVLTINNPPVNAFSPGVPEGLHAGLDAAETDAGVRAVVIIGGGRTFIAGADIKTFDLPREQAPDLRGFITRLDAFSKPTVAAIHGTALGGGLEVALACTYRVATADARLGLPEVKLGVLPGAGGTQRLPRVVGAQKALEMMLSGSPVKATEARDLGLVDELVGGDLRAAAVEFARAHADARPLPRISERGVEGASPELFAAARAGLGKTHKGQFSPGLIVDLAEMAATKPFAEGWDAEARLFMQAKDSPQSRALRHVFFAEREAGKVRGLGKDTPVGDVRRVGIIGAGTMGGGIAMNFLNVGLPVTIVETAQEALDRGLATIRRNYENSAKKGRLTTEDVEKRMGLLTPALDMGALADADLIIEAVFENMDVKKDIFTRLDTIAKPGAILASNTSTLNVDEIAAVTSRPEQVIGLHFFSPANVMKLLEIVRADKTSDTVLATSLAVARKIGKVGVVVGVCDGFVGNRMVHRYGDEARKLVEEGADPQAVDAAMHALGLPMGPFEMSDMAGLDIGHAIRQHQAKERGQPKPDGWLDRIVETGRKGQKTGGGIYDYGDDRKARPNAEMGQLIADYRTEKGLTPREIGQDEITKRLAYSLVNEGAQILEEGIAQRAGDIDVIYLYGYGFPGYQGGPMGYASEQGLGNVAADLEKYGQTPAPLLRRLANEGKTFADYDRETARG